GACCCTGAAAATAATAAATGGTACAAGGAATTGATGACATGGGCGGATAAGGTGAGGACTTTGAAGGTCAGGACCAACGCAGATACGCCGAATGATGCGGCTGTGGCAAGAAACTACGGCGCGCAGGGAATAGGCCTCTGCAGGACCGAGCATATGTTCTTCGGTCCCGACAGGATAAAGGCCGTGCGCGAGATGATACTTTCAGACACGGTTGAAGGCAGGAAAAAGGCGCTTGCAAAACTCCTTCCGATGCAGAAGGGGGACTTCATAGGCATATTTGAGGCTATGAAAGGTCTCCCCGTAACCATAAGACTTCTGGACCCGCCGCTTCATGAATTTATTCCCCACACTGACAAGGACCTTATGGAACTGGCAAATGATATGGGTGTTTCCTTTGACCAGCTTAAAGCCAAGAACGCATCTCTTCATGAGTTTAACCCCATGCTTGGGCACAGGGGCTGCCGTCTCGGCGTGACATATCCTGAGATATATGAGATGCAGGCTCAGGCCATCATGGAGGCGGCATGTGAGCTTTCAAAAAATAAGGTGAAGGTGATTCCTGAAATAATGGTTCCGCTTGTCGGGCATGTGAATGAGCTTATAAAAATGAAGAAGGCTGTTATTTCCATTGCGACGCAGGTGCAAAAGGACTACAAGATAAAAGTGCCTTATACGGTTGGGACGATGATAGAGCTTCCGCGCGCCTGTGTAACATCTGACGAAATAGCGCCTGTTGCAGACTTTTATTCATTCGGCACCAACGACCTTACGCAGACGGTTTACGGGCTTTCGCGTGATGACGCCGGAAGGTTCCTGCCGTTTTATGTGGAAGACAAGATATTAAAAGACGACCCGTTCATCACCATTGACACAGAGGGGGTCGGCTCCATGATGCGCATGGCGGTTGAAAAAGGCAGGAAGGTCAAAAAAGACCTTAAACTCGGCATATGCGGGGAGCACGGAGGAGAGCCCAAGTCAGTTGAATTCTGCCACAGCATCGGGCTTAATTACGTAAGCTGTTCGCCTTACAGGGTGCCGATTGCAAGATTCGCGGCGGCTCAGGCTGTGCTCAAGGAAAAAGCCGCAAAGAAAACGGGAAAGAAGAAATAGGTTTAACTAAAAATATGGGTTTTAAAAAGAGGCGGCTTTTTTATAAGAGCCGCCTCTCTTTTGCAGTAACAGCGAACTCTATTCGCCGTAAACTACTTTTCCGCTTTTTGCAAACTGGGAAACAGGAGAGACGCCTTTTTTAAACTCCTCAGGAGACATGGTAATAATATCAAAAGGGAACAAATATTTTTTTATTAACCGCCACTCTACATCTCCTAACATTCCTGCCCTCTCAAAGATATCCTTTCCGCTAAAGTCCTTTGAAATCACAAGCACGTCAATATCGCTGTCTTCCCTGAAATTTCCCCTTGCATAAGAACCAAATAGTATTATTTTATTAATTTCAAGCCCCTTTTCATACAACAAATCCCTTAAATATTTTATTGCTTCTTTAATTTTTCTTTTAGCCATTTTAATAACCCCTTTGTATTTTTAAGTATATCGTCTGCTCTTTGTTTATTATATTCTTTGACGAGAATTTTTAATTCTTCCGGATAACGCGTAGGAGCGCTGACCTTAATTTAATTGGATACCAAATTCTTTAAAATTGTCAGGAAACGGCAGTTCAACTTTTTCAATCAGGTAAATAAGATTGTGAACCGGAGTGATTTGTTACACATTAAATCTCTTTATTATTATGGAGTAAGCTGTTTATTTTCAAAAATATTCACTTGATTTAAGTGTTCTTTAATTCTTTGGTTTGCTAATTTAACATAGGAAGGTTCAATATCATATCCGATATAATGCCTGTCATCTTTCAATGCAGTAAGGCAAGCAGTGCCGCTACCGCAGAATGGGTCTAAAAC
The window above is part of the Nitrospirota bacterium genome. Proteins encoded here:
- a CDS encoding nucleotidyltransferase domain-containing protein, whose translation is MAKRKIKEAIKYLRDLLYEKGLEINKIILFGSYARGNFREDSDIDVLVISKDFSGKDIFERAGMLGDVEWRLIKKYLFPFDIITMSPEEFKKGVSPVSQFAKSGKVVYGE